In Toxoplasma gondii ME49 chromosome X, whole genome shotgun sequence, a single genomic region encodes these proteins:
- a CDS encoding ENTH domain-containing protein (encoded by transcript TGME49_214180): protein MSSLFSQEKIDKLADKLGVFVSVASEKVKEVTEKTLSKDSPLEKNLKEATSDKNWGCPTTILSEIARCSFNCTDYLQIMKFLWTALSEPPKKWRRIYKALTLLEYLLKNGCERVVEETRENQFALRVLQQFSFTEEGRDKGAGIREKAKLVCRLAFDPELLKEERETAQKNRNKFVGIGARGERTGSGFSASGPSSSFSSSSASFSSFSSSGLNSLGTRMRAGELHTAGRPFGAARPGALSPAASKSRDERQSPANFHRGETEDSRSSDRRASPAGKHAHASKSREEEKKERKKGTSKKKEDKEETEKNRRRHRSNEQITPSDDLLALDEPPSSSRPEGGSAAPAFPTDSLFGNDDNWGNFTAAPAAACPPSGSRGNALPPELFPSSLSSANPWSNPTVNGASNGGTATDFFGSFQAAPQPATTGVASAASAKSVDFFAEASQPPPAADRNPFASAAPSTASQAPKEGFFADSRFAMVNINLTDAGTQARTQPAAGAAFGGVAAPAFAVSGPGLNANRAPPPTGFGDAGASPAVAAPAFSTASAPGAFPPAAAGPFCGQAASVHMGNAAASQPSFPQQPTPPQGGGVSAFPPAFGAFQAAPAFGALGSGVPSAGGVGGAALFSQFPGSPATTGF from the exons ATGTCGTCACTTTTCTCCCAAGAAAAAATCGACAAGCTCGCAGACAAGCTgggcgtcttcgtctccgtcgccagCGAGAAGGTCAAGGAAGTCACTGAGAAAAC GCTGAGCAAAGACAGCCCCCTGGAGAAGAATCtgaaggaggcgacgagTGACAAAAACTGGGGATGTCCGACCACGATTTTGAGCGAAATTGCGAGATGTTCCTTCAACTG CACGGACTACTTGCAGATTATGAAGTTCCTGTGGACAGCGTTGTCGGAGCCTccgaagaagtggagaagaatcTACAAG GCTCTGACGTTGCTCGAGTATCTTCTGAAGAACGGCTGCGAACGAGTtgtcgaggaaacgagagaaaaccagTTCGCGCTCCGCGTTCTTCAGCAGTTCAGCTTCACGGAGGAAGGTCGAGACAAGGGAGCAGGAA TTCGCGAAAAAGCGAAGCTCGTCTGTCGGCTTGCCTTTGACCCGGAGCTGCTCaaggaggaacgagagacagccCAGAAAAACAGGAACAAG TTTGTGGGGATTGGCGCGCGCGGCGAGCGGACCGGTTCGGGATTTTCTGCGTCAGGGCCGTCCAGttctttctcgagttcctctgcctccttctcctccttctcgtcgagCGGCCTGAACTCGCTAGGCACACGTATGCGCGCCGGCGAACTCCACACGGCAGGGCGTCCCTTCGGTGCTGCGCGCCCTGGAGCGCTCAGCCCTGCAGCTTCCAAGAGTCGAGACGAACGCCAGAG CCCGGCCAATTTCCACCGAGGCGAGACGGAGGACAGCCGCAGCAGCGACCGTCGCGCGTCGCCGGCCGGGAagcacgcgcatgcaagcaaaagtcgcgaggaggagaagaaagagcgaaagaaggggaccagcaagaagaaagaagacaaggaggagacagaaaagaatcGACGCAGACACCGAAGCAACGAACAAATCAC ACCCAGCGACGACTTGCTGGCACTTGATGAGCCTCCGAGCTCGTCGCGTCCCGAAGGCGGAAGCGCCGCGCCTGCCTTCCCCACAGATTCTCTCTTTGGAAATG ATGACAACTGGGGGAACTTCACGGCAGCGCCTGCGGCTGCATGCCCGCCGTCGGGCAGCAGAGGCAACGCGTTGCCGCCGGagttgtttccttcttccttgtcttctgcAAATCCGTGGAGCAACCCAACTGTCAACGGCGCCAGCAACGGCGGCACTGCAACCGACTTCTTTGGCAGTTTCCAAGCGGCGCCGCAGCCGGCGACGACTGGG GTTGcatctgctgcttctgccaAGTCCGTAGACTTTTTCGCTGAGGCGTCACAGCCGCCGCCAGCTGCGGACAGAAATCCCTTTGCCTCAGCAGCGCCCTCGACTGCCTCCCAGGCTCCGAAGGAAG GCTTCTTCGCCGATTCGAGATTCGCCATGGTGAACATAAACCTCACAGACGCCGGGACACAAGCGCGAACGCAGCCGGCAGCCGGCGCGGCCTTCGGGGGTGTCGCGGCTCcagccttcgctgtctctggcCCCG gtTTGAATGCAAATCGCGCACCCCCGCCGACGGGGTTCGGCGACGCTGGAGCTTCTCCCGCTGTCGCAGCGCCTGCGTTTTCCACCGCTTCGGCGCCAGGCGCTTTCCCTCCGGCGGCTGCGGGACCGTTTTGCGGCCAGGCCGCTTCTGTTCATATGGGCAATGCCGCGGCGTCGCAGCCGAGTTTTCCGCAGCAGCCGACCCCCCCACAAGGAGGCGgcgtttctgcctttccacCAGCCTTCGGGGCCTTCCAGGCGGCGCCCGCGTTTGGAGCCCTAGGCAGCGGTGTGCCGAGTGCGGGTGGCGTCGGCGGCGCGGCACTCTTTTCTCAGTTCCCCGGATCTCCTGCTACGACGGGGTTCTGA